In the genome of Entelurus aequoreus isolate RoL-2023_Sb linkage group LG08, RoL_Eaeq_v1.1, whole genome shotgun sequence, one region contains:
- the LOC133655695 gene encoding parvalbumin, thymic-like, with product MAITDFLALSDITSAINACKAKDSFNPKMFFKVVGLSKKTPTEIERVFNILDQDKSGYIEQDELQLFLQNFSKGARTLTAAETRAFLLEGDSDGDGKIGWEEFSALVKSS from the exons ATGGCGATTACCGACTTTCTAGCACTTTCCGACATTACCTCCGCCATCAACGCTTGTAAAG CAAAGGATTCCTTCAACCCAAAGATGTTTTTTAAAGTTGTGGGTCTATCAAAGAAGACTCCAACTGAGATAGAGAGGGTCTTTAACATCTTGGACCAGGACAAAAGTGGCTACATAGAACAAGATGAATTACA ACTCTTCCTGCAGAACTTCTCCAAAGGAGCAAGGACCCTGACTGCCGCCGAGACCAGAGCCTTCCTGCTAGAGGGGGACTCCGACGGGGATGGCAAGATTGGATGGGAAG AATTTTCTGCGCTGGTCAAGTCTTCATAA